Proteins co-encoded in one Flavivirga eckloniae genomic window:
- a CDS encoding glycoside hydrolase family 16 protein — protein sequence MKISSIIKFGVVYFLIGAFACSNSNFTDEIVKIERETEEPTNPNNGEWNLIFEEEFDSNLSKWNVWEGGAFNNEIQIYKAAQSKIESGILTIEAKREATNGATSPSDNTPKDFEYISGRLETKDQFGPSDEEGEKEYRLIARIKLPKGNGMWPAFWSYANPWPTQGEIDILEARGNQETKFQSNIFYGTEVNKPLTKNEDTEKVHEMGVDITENFHEYELIWKAESLEILFDGQSLHTYAADSKNYVAELFGKKQQIVLNLAVGGDFFQGVDSADFADNSTMQVDWVRVYKR from the coding sequence ATGAAAATTTCGAGTATTATTAAGTTTGGAGTCGTGTATTTTTTAATTGGAGCTTTTGCTTGCTCTAATTCAAATTTTACAGATGAAATTGTTAAAATTGAAAGAGAGACTGAAGAACCGACGAATCCAAATAACGGGGAATGGAACTTGATTTTTGAAGAAGAGTTTGATTCAAATTTATCAAAATGGAATGTTTGGGAAGGAGGTGCTTTTAACAATGAAATTCAAATTTATAAAGCAGCACAAAGCAAAATAGAAAGCGGGATCTTAACCATTGAAGCAAAACGAGAAGCCACGAATGGTGCAACAAGTCCATCAGATAACACACCAAAAGATTTTGAATACATTTCCGGTAGATTGGAAACCAAAGATCAATTTGGACCATCGGATGAAGAAGGTGAAAAGGAATATCGCTTAATAGCAAGAATCAAGTTGCCAAAAGGCAATGGAATGTGGCCTGCATTCTGGTCTTATGCCAATCCATGGCCAACACAAGGAGAGATAGACATTTTAGAAGCCCGAGGGAACCAAGAAACAAAATTTCAGTCTAATATTTTTTATGGTACAGAAGTTAATAAGCCTTTAACCAAAAACGAGGACACAGAAAAAGTACATGAAATGGGAGTGGATATTACAGAAAACTTTCATGAGTATGAGCTAATCTGGAAAGCAGAAAGTTTAGAAATATTATTTGATGGGCAAAGCTTGCATACATATGCAGCCGATTCAAAAAACTATGTGGCAGAATTATTTGGTAAAAAACAGCAAATTGTATTAAATTTAGCTGTGGGGGGAGATTTTTTTCAAGGTGTCGATTCTGCTGATTTTGCAGATAATTCCACAATGCAAGTAGATTGGGTAAGAGTATATAAGAGGTAA
- a CDS encoding TonB-dependent receptor: MKKTIHFLFMTVALLSTTVIVAQSTVKGTVMDAELNSPLPGANIIEKGTGNGVSSDFDGIFNLQTEASTGEIVISYVGYASVTIPFNGNTNLGEIKLTPDNSLDQIVITGTGVIDLAEDRNTPIAVSTIKAAEIQEKAGNWDLPEVLKSTPSVQNIKAGGFGDGQLFLRGFDQSNTAFMLNGQPINSPEDGRMFWSNWSGVLDVASAVQVQRGLGSSKLAISSVGGTVNIVTKTIDKREGGFIQQMVANDNYTKTTAYYSTGVNEKGWSFSGLFGHWQGDGYVDYTNGQGQTYFLSVGYQPNEKHSLNFLITGAPQWHAVAGRDDIGTFLDNGRRYNDGVLMGVESPNNLEGGIYPFGRNIYHKPVANLSWDWNINDKSSVSSILYGSLGRGAFGSLRTSSGEATFVRGSYNNHNWFGLVSNYNNELSENLSLNAGVDIRTYTGKHFRGVNEFIGVRSVDVTSAQNGSYTITDDYGGINPWGMVFNPNDSNTQRLDRDYQEVITYYGVFGQLEYTKDAFSAFFQGSASTQDHLRTEFFTTATEEDSEKVSNFGFNVKAGAAYAINDNNKVFANVGYYSRQPFHSDLFENDRGSNELINPAVENQDITGLEVGYQFKSERVSANLNAYHTTWANRTDIDIEGRQGEADFRITQTQGVTQVHMGVELEVFTRPLDNLRVNGFLSLGDWKFDGNGSRKVFGDNGNQIGTQEEVDLDGLQVGGAAQVTGGIFADYEILPRLGIDGTWNWYNDLHSQGAASKDMPPISLPGYDTVDAGLSYKWVVGKQDTNSIQFRVNINNIFDEVYLESLNQNQIASTDPTENWKGINRSNQGRFGYGRTWTFSMRFNF, from the coding sequence ATGAAAAAAACGATTCATTTTTTATTCATGACTGTGGCTTTATTATCTACTACAGTTATTGTGGCTCAAAGTACCGTTAAAGGTACAGTAATGGATGCCGAACTTAATTCCCCACTCCCAGGTGCGAATATTATTGAAAAAGGAACAGGCAATGGTGTTTCTTCAGATTTTGATGGTATTTTCAATTTGCAAACAGAGGCTTCAACAGGAGAAATAGTAATTTCTTATGTAGGTTATGCTTCCGTTACGATACCGTTTAATGGTAATACAAATTTAGGAGAGATTAAATTAACACCAGATAATTCTCTTGACCAAATTGTTATTACAGGTACTGGAGTTATCGATTTGGCTGAAGATAGAAATACGCCCATAGCTGTATCAACAATAAAAGCAGCAGAAATTCAAGAAAAAGCTGGTAACTGGGATTTACCAGAAGTACTAAAATCGACTCCGTCTGTTCAAAATATTAAAGCAGGAGGTTTTGGTGATGGTCAACTTTTTTTAAGAGGGTTTGATCAATCAAATACAGCATTTATGTTAAACGGTCAGCCAATTAACAGTCCAGAAGACGGAAGGATGTTTTGGTCTAACTGGTCGGGTGTTTTAGATGTTGCTAGTGCCGTACAGGTACAACGTGGTTTAGGTTCTTCAAAATTAGCTATTTCATCTGTTGGTGGAACAGTAAATATTGTAACCAAAACGATAGATAAAAGAGAAGGCGGTTTTATACAACAAATGGTAGCAAATGATAATTATACTAAAACGACTGCTTATTATTCTACAGGTGTAAATGAAAAAGGATGGTCTTTTTCAGGATTATTTGGACACTGGCAAGGAGATGGATACGTAGATTATACTAATGGTCAAGGGCAAACCTATTTCCTTTCGGTTGGATATCAACCAAATGAAAAACATTCATTAAACTTCTTAATAACAGGAGCACCTCAATGGCATGCTGTTGCAGGTAGGGATGATATAGGTACTTTTTTAGATAATGGCAGAAGGTATAACGATGGTGTGTTAATGGGTGTAGAAAGCCCTAATAACTTAGAAGGAGGAATATATCCTTTTGGTAGAAATATATATCATAAACCAGTAGCTAATTTAAGTTGGGATTGGAACATTAATGATAAATCGTCGGTATCATCAATTCTTTATGGTTCTTTAGGACGTGGTGCTTTCGGGTCATTAAGAACCAGTTCAGGAGAAGCAACGTTTGTAAGAGGTTCGTATAATAATCATAACTGGTTTGGTTTAGTTTCTAACTATAATAATGAGTTAAGTGAAAATTTAAGTTTAAACGCCGGTGTAGATATTAGAACTTATACAGGAAAACACTTTAGGGGCGTGAATGAATTTATAGGAGTTAGATCTGTAGATGTTACCAGTGCACAAAATGGGTCTTATACAATAACAGACGATTATGGAGGTATAAACCCATGGGGTATGGTGTTTAATCCTAATGATTCTAATACGCAACGTTTAGACAGAGATTATCAAGAGGTGATTACCTATTATGGTGTATTTGGGCAATTAGAATATACTAAAGATGCATTTTCCGCATTTTTTCAAGGATCTGCCTCAACTCAAGATCATTTAAGAACGGAATTCTTTACAACCGCAACAGAAGAAGATTCAGAGAAAGTATCAAATTTTGGGTTTAATGTTAAAGCTGGTGCAGCTTATGCTATTAATGATAATAATAAAGTATTTGCTAATGTTGGTTATTACTCACGTCAACCATTCCACAGTGATTTGTTCGAAAATGATAGAGGCTCTAATGAGTTAATTAATCCCGCAGTAGAAAACCAAGATATTACAGGATTGGAAGTAGGTTATCAATTTAAAAGCGAGAGAGTTTCAGCTAACCTTAATGCTTATCATACCACTTGGGCAAATAGAACAGATATTGATATTGAGGGGCGTCAAGGAGAAGCAGATTTCAGAATAACCCAAACACAAGGTGTTACGCAAGTACATATGGGTGTTGAGTTAGAGGTGTTTACCCGACCATTGGATAACTTAAGAGTGAACGGGTTTTTGTCTTTAGGAGATTGGAAGTTTGATGGCAACGGATCTAGAAAAGTTTTTGGAGACAATGGTAACCAAATAGGTACTCAAGAAGAAGTAGACTTAGATGGTTTACAAGTAGGAGGCGCTGCGCAAGTTACAGGAGGTATTTTTGCAGACTATGAAATCTTACCAAGATTAGGTATTGATGGCACATGGAATTGGTATAACGATTTACACTCACAAGGGGCCGCTTCTAAAGACATGCCACCTATTTCATTACCAGGGTATGATACGGTTGATGCAGGTTTATCATACAAATGGGTTGTTGGAAAACAAGATACTAACTCTATTCAGTTTAGAGTTAATATTAATAATATTTTTGATGAGGTTTATTTAGAATCTCTTAACCAAAATCAAATAGCTTCTACAGACCCTACCGAAAACTGGAAAGGGATCAATAGATCAAATCAGGGACGTTTTGGATATGGTAGAACATGGACCTTTAGTATGCGTTTTAATTTTTAA